Part of the Paludisphaera borealis genome, CGGCCCGGCGCGACCGGCTGTCTCTGGACGTGAAGCCCCCGGTCGCGGAACCACGATTCGAGGTAAGCGCTGAGCCGGGTTTCGAGCAGTTCGGGCCCGCTCAGCGCGCGTCCCATCGGGTTGACGCTCGGGATGGAGACGAGTTCGGACAGGAGACGAGTCAGCTCATCCACGTGCCGCGCCCTTTCAACTCAACGCAACTCAACCACATCGGGAAAACGAGAGCCGCCTCGGCGTCGAGGCCCCATGAGCCGGCGACGCCGCGACGCGGACGTTACTTCACGCGCTCGATGTACTCGCTGGTGCGGGTGTCGATGCGAATCCGCTCGCCGGGCTTGATGAACGGCGGCACCTGAACCTTCAGGCCCGTCTCCATCGTCGCTTCCTTGTACTGGTTGGTGGCCGTCGCTCCGGCGAGGGCCGGCGGAGTGTCGGACACGGTCAGGTCGACCGAGTCGGGGATCTCGATCGAGACCGGCTTGTCGTTGATGTACTTGACCAGCACCCTACTGTTGGGCAGCAGGTACTGCATCGACGTCCCGATGATTTCGGGGGAGAAATGGAGCTGGTCGTAGGTCTCGGTGTCCATGAACACATGCTCGTCGCCGGCCGAGTACAGGTATTCGTATTCCTTGGTCTCGACGTACGGGACTTCGATCTGGTCGACCGACCGCAGGCGCTTGTCGATCAGCGATCCGGAGTTCATGTT contains:
- the efp gene encoding elongation factor P gives rise to the protein MMIKATDVRRGMVITMEGVNYVVVDFAHHTPGNLRAMVQTKLRNMNSGSLIDKRLRSVDQIEVPYVETKEYEYLYSAGDEHVFMDTETYDQLHFSPEIIGTSMQYLLPNSRVLVKYINDKPVSIEIPDSVDLTVSDTPPALAGATATNQYKEATMETGLKVQVPPFIKPGERIRIDTRTSEYIERVK